One Leptospirales bacterium DNA segment encodes these proteins:
- a CDS encoding DUF1574 domain-containing protein, whose translation MNRIRELWKIRYVYFPLALLAIYFGIDKLCSTDIYKLYSQGDATFLFYDYKPELLDQMADVARRIQQGEALVAQGADAGGDIDPGEAGFPPGVRPRIFQVLGTSRMLYFDYERFDRNYPEWEMFNFSAPVTAPAYYLYILERTLERGIRPDYVLIETDPFQFNESSDAFARSNLGYTFDLRFMLRHFSQFSRDQFSYWLSRNLFAAYKYPPHYGNISSRLGDPQAPFLTLSKLLDKYQREHRGGARNVIPIEQWYERDFTRLEHSADRSLNWLYARYRISDAQFQFLEQLLQLAEDNKIRVVMVRPPVSRPLSSLLQESDALRQPLAEYQRRMDQLSRQYNAKYIDLGARDDYYCNTFVDGSHMSIDCYAPMLSLVMNEYWRGETAQSSRSER comes from the coding sequence GTGAACCGAATCCGGGAGTTGTGGAAGATTCGCTACGTCTACTTTCCTCTGGCGCTGCTGGCGATATACTTCGGGATCGATAAGCTTTGTTCCACGGATATCTATAAGCTCTATTCACAAGGCGATGCCACCTTTCTTTTCTACGACTACAAACCAGAGTTGCTGGATCAGATGGCCGATGTGGCCAGGCGGATTCAGCAGGGAGAAGCGCTGGTGGCGCAGGGCGCCGATGCTGGCGGCGACATCGATCCCGGCGAAGCTGGATTCCCGCCAGGCGTGCGTCCGCGTATCTTCCAGGTTCTGGGCACATCGCGGATGCTTTATTTCGACTATGAAAGGTTCGATCGCAACTATCCCGAGTGGGAGATGTTCAATTTCAGCGCTCCAGTAACGGCGCCAGCCTACTACCTTTATATTCTGGAGCGAACCCTCGAGCGCGGCATTCGGCCTGACTATGTACTCATCGAAACCGATCCCTTCCAGTTTAACGAGTCCAGCGACGCCTTTGCCCGCTCCAATCTCGGCTATACCTTTGATTTGCGTTTCATGCTACGGCATTTTTCGCAGTTCAGCCGAGATCAGTTTTCCTACTGGCTTTCGCGCAATCTATTCGCAGCATACAAGTATCCGCCTCACTATGGAAATATCAGCAGTCGCCTGGGGGATCCGCAGGCGCCCTTCCTCACTCTGAGCAAATTGCTGGACAAATACCAGCGCGAGCACCGCGGCGGGGCCAGGAATGTGATACCCATCGAGCAATGGTATGAGCGCGACTTTACGCGCCTGGAGCACTCTGCGGACCGTTCGCTCAACTGGCTGTATGCGCGTTACCGCATCTCCGACGCACAGTTCCAATTTCTGGAGCAGCTGCTGCAACTGGCAGAGGACAATAAGATCCGGGTTGTGATGGTGCGGCCCCCTGTATCGCGTCCGCTCAGTTCGCTGCTTCAGGAGAGCGATGCTTTGCGCCAACCGCTGGCGGAGTACCAACGGCGAATGGATCAACTTTCCCGGCAGTACAATGCAAAGTACATCGACCTTGGCGCGCGCGACGATTATTATTGCAATACCTTCGTCGACGGGTCGCATATGTCGATTGATTGCTACGCTCCAATGTTGAGCCTGGTGATGAATGAATACTGGCGCGGCGAGACCGCGCAATCAAGCAGGAGCGAGCGGTGA
- a CDS encoding MBOAT family protein: MVFNSFIYLVFLAIVLAIYWSLQRVRQGYRWQNRFLLLASYFFYGWWDWLFLSLILLSTGIDYATARWIETAQSEARRRILISISVISNLSILGIFKYFNFFADSLVQAARVFDAGAFSDAHSATLLSVVLPVGISFYTFQTMAYTIDVFRRRIPAERDFLDFALFVTFFPQLVAGPIERAEDLLPQLKRPRSIAWQDIEAGAWFLLLGFFLKTYIADSLSPLVDRVFLPGRGIYLADPTYAAGFNGAQVLVACVAFMFQIYGDFAGYSIIALGSARLLGVRLTMNFETPQYSLNPAELWRRWHATLNRWISDYVYVPLGGSRHGNWKKWRNLFLAFFLSGLWHGASWSFVLWGAYLGLWTVLYDAFRERLPRLPAGAPAFLRGGSVVMRMAGVTLLFSLSAVFFRAYDFGHTIALFRSLLTTNWDWTHAINNVKPAGVYALEVLQKVGLLLVLDAMWRRSGDPLWIFQRNPWFRGAAYCSLYSLIVIYGVFGKDVIYFAF; the protein is encoded by the coding sequence ATGGTATTCAATTCATTCATCTACCTCGTCTTTCTGGCGATCGTTCTCGCTATCTACTGGTCGCTGCAACGAGTTCGACAGGGCTATCGATGGCAAAACCGATTCCTTTTACTGGCGTCCTATTTTTTCTATGGATGGTGGGACTGGCTTTTCCTTTCGCTGATTTTGCTTTCAACTGGCATTGACTATGCTACAGCGCGCTGGATCGAAACGGCGCAAAGCGAGGCTCGCCGTCGCATATTGATTTCCATTTCGGTTATCTCCAATCTGTCGATCCTTGGAATCTTTAAGTATTTTAACTTCTTTGCCGACAGTCTGGTCCAGGCGGCGCGAGTCTTTGACGCCGGCGCCTTTTCCGATGCACATTCGGCAACTTTACTCAGCGTGGTCCTGCCGGTTGGCATCAGCTTCTATACCTTTCAGACCATGGCCTATACGATCGATGTTTTTCGCCGGCGTATTCCGGCCGAACGCGATTTTCTGGACTTTGCACTTTTCGTAACCTTTTTCCCGCAGCTTGTGGCCGGACCCATTGAACGCGCCGAGGATCTTTTGCCGCAGCTCAAGCGCCCGCGCAGCATCGCCTGGCAGGATATCGAGGCTGGCGCCTGGTTCCTGTTGCTTGGCTTTTTCCTGAAGACCTACATTGCCGATTCGCTTTCGCCGCTGGTGGATCGCGTATTCTTGCCTGGACGCGGCATCTATTTGGCCGACCCGACCTACGCGGCAGGATTCAACGGGGCGCAGGTTCTCGTGGCCTGCGTCGCCTTCATGTTTCAAATCTATGGCGATTTTGCCGGATACAGCATCATCGCTCTCGGCTCGGCGCGATTGTTGGGCGTTCGATTGACCATGAATTTCGAAACGCCACAATACTCTTTGAACCCGGCGGAGTTGTGGCGTCGCTGGCATGCAACTCTGAATCGCTGGATCAGCGACTATGTCTATGTTCCGCTCGGCGGCAGCCGTCACGGAAACTGGAAGAAGTGGCGCAATCTGTTCCTGGCTTTCTTCTTATCCGGACTCTGGCATGGGGCCAGCTGGAGCTTTGTCCTGTGGGGGGCCTATCTGGGGCTGTGGACGGTGCTCTACGACGCATTTCGTGAGCGCCTGCCGCGATTGCCCGCCGGAGCGCCGGCCTTCTTGCGCGGCGGCAGCGTAGTCATGCGCATGGCAGGCGTTACTCTGCTTTTCAGTTTATCGGCAGTCTTTTTCCGCGCCTACGATTTCGGACATACCATCGCGCTTTTCCGCTCGCTGCTAACAACGAACTGGGATTGGACGCATGCGATCAACAATGTGAAGCCCGCGGGCGTGTATGCGCTAGAGGTACTGCAAAAAGTCGGCCTGCTCCTGGTGCTGGACGCAATGTGGCGTCGTAGCGGCGATCCGCTGTGGATTTTCCAGCGAAATCCGTGGTTCCGCGGCGCTGCATATTGCTCGCTTTATTCGCTGATTGTAATTTACGGAGTCTTTGGGAAAGATGTCATTTACTTCGCTTTTTAA
- a CDS encoding alpha/beta hydrolase, with protein sequence MPLIERSSYISPWWLQNGHAATIYPSMFRRTSPLPFRRERLELPDGDFVDFDYLIAEDPEARRLVTLSHGLEGSSANGYIQGMAGAFWQRGWSVLAWNYRSCSGVPNRLLRMYHSGATEDLDLVLAHGMRDLAPRGGWRETALVGFSLGGNLTLKYMAERGRDLPRQLSGAVAFSAPCDLKSSSEALAAPANRVYMRQFLKELETKLAEKAERFPGLIDLQDFKRIRTFPEFDSRFTAPFHGFRDAEDYYRQASSRPLLARIRRPTLLVNARNDPFLGPGCYPEEEARASKHFFLETPMHGGHVGFARIASDGCYWSELRAVDFIDARRREYARL encoded by the coding sequence ATGCCCCTCATTGAGCGCAGCAGTTACATCTCTCCCTGGTGGCTGCAAAATGGCCATGCTGCAACCATCTACCCATCGATGTTTCGGCGGACTTCGCCGCTCCCTTTCCGCCGTGAACGGCTGGAACTGCCCGATGGCGACTTTGTCGACTTTGACTATCTGATTGCCGAGGATCCAGAGGCCCGGCGCCTGGTAACGCTGTCGCACGGCCTGGAAGGTTCCAGCGCCAATGGCTACATCCAGGGGATGGCCGGCGCCTTCTGGCAAAGGGGCTGGAGCGTGTTGGCCTGGAACTACCGCAGCTGCAGCGGAGTTCCCAACCGACTGCTGAGGATGTACCACAGCGGCGCCACCGAGGATCTCGATCTGGTTCTGGCGCACGGTATGCGCGATCTGGCGCCGCGCGGCGGCTGGCGGGAAACGGCGCTGGTCGGCTTCAGCCTGGGCGGCAATCTAACCTTGAAATATATGGCCGAACGCGGCCGCGATTTGCCCCGTCAGTTGAGCGGGGCCGTAGCTTTCTCTGCACCCTGCGATCTCAAGTCATCCAGCGAGGCCCTGGCTGCGCCGGCCAATCGCGTCTATATGCGGCAATTTCTCAAGGAACTCGAGACCAAGCTGGCTGAAAAAGCGGAGCGTTTCCCCGGGCTGATCGACCTGCAAGACTTCAAGCGGATCCGGACCTTCCCGGAGTTTGACAGTCGTTTCACTGCGCCCTTTCATGGATTTCGCGATGCCGAGGATTACTATCGTCAGGCCAGCTCGCGACCGCTGCTGGCCAGGATTCGGCGGCCGACCTTGCTTGTAAACGCTCGCAACGATCCCTTTCTGGGCCCCGGTTGTTACCCGGAGGAGGAGGCGAGAGCATCCAAACATTTTTTTCTGGAGACGCCCATGCATGGCGGTCACGTTGGCTTTGCTCGAATAGCCAGCGATGGCTGCTACTGGTCTGAGCTGCGCGCCGTGGACTTTATCGATGCGCGGCGCAGAGAGTATGCGCGGCTGTAA
- a CDS encoding metalloregulator ArsR/SmtB family transcription factor, giving the protein MSISGFQAMAVFNDRILLQRDLVLVMAALADEIRLRILAALSGEPLSVQEIQEILALKQSRTSRHLQILARVGLVEGVRDGSRVYYGLHQDIRRSSELSGLLAAAGIAGPSGEALRIADGEAAAPRLRRPAAMTEDRDRLQAVLAERRRDAIEHFQQHGQEQDRLQSGLVDSNFYRRQVLAMLPEDAGLTLDLGCGAGELARLLATRAPRLICVDQSPNMIEHAERRVADPNAEFRIGALEHLPVKDGEIDTVVASMVLHHMPDPASALREIRRALRPGGCLVLAELDRHDVEAMRANFGDFWLGFPQARMHRALEEAGFSVERQASGEGVGQLKCIFFLARRTKTTRAIEPAAQRARRSRPPARALMN; this is encoded by the coding sequence ATGTCAATAAGCGGTTTCCAGGCCATGGCGGTCTTCAACGACAGGATTCTTCTGCAGCGCGATCTGGTCCTGGTAATGGCCGCGCTGGCCGATGAGATCAGGCTGCGCATTCTGGCAGCGCTCTCCGGCGAGCCGCTTTCTGTGCAGGAAATCCAGGAGATTCTGGCTTTGAAGCAGAGCCGCACCTCCCGGCACCTGCAGATTCTCGCCAGGGTTGGCCTGGTGGAGGGCGTGCGCGACGGCAGCCGTGTCTACTACGGCTTGCACCAGGACATCCGCCGCTCTTCTGAGCTGAGCGGGCTGCTTGCGGCAGCTGGAATCGCAGGTCCATCTGGCGAAGCCCTGCGCATTGCTGACGGCGAGGCAGCGGCGCCGCGCCTGCGGCGTCCGGCGGCAATGACCGAGGATCGCGATCGGCTGCAGGCTGTGCTGGCGGAACGCAGACGCGACGCCATTGAGCATTTTCAGCAGCATGGCCAGGAGCAGGATCGCCTGCAAAGCGGCCTGGTGGACTCCAACTTTTATCGCCGTCAGGTGCTGGCAATGCTTCCGGAAGATGCTGGATTGACTCTGGATCTGGGCTGTGGCGCTGGCGAGCTGGCGCGACTGCTGGCAACGCGTGCGCCGCGCTTGATCTGCGTGGATCAGAGTCCAAACATGATTGAACACGCCGAGCGACGCGTGGCCGATCCAAATGCTGAATTCAGAATTGGGGCGCTTGAGCATTTGCCGGTGAAGGATGGCGAGATCGACACCGTCGTCGCGTCGATGGTCCTTCATCATATGCCCGATCCGGCCTCCGCCTTGCGCGAGATTCGCCGAGCGCTGCGGCCAGGCGGATGTCTGGTGTTGGCCGAGCTGGATCGGCACGATGTGGAGGCGATGCGCGCTAATTTTGGCGACTTCTGGCTGGGCTTCCCACAGGCGCGTATGCATCGAGCCCTGGAGGAAGCTGGCTTTTCCGTAGAGCGACAGGCCAGCGGCGAAGGCGTCGGTCAGCTGAAATGCATCTTCTTTCTAGCCCGGCGCACCAAAACAACGCGGGCGATTGAACCTGCCGCCCAGCGCGCTCGCCGTTCGCGTCCGCCAGCGCGGGCCTTGATGAACTGA
- a CDS encoding DUF2029 domain-containing protein gives MLADSPLLKSALQATVRAGRRIRELYTTRSWPAAALLAASLLVVGAASARVLDPGEPGPFQESYSDFDDYRRASIRLYDGKDPYNLDRLEALGAAMQSQSAGQAINLFEIVQLLRGVGSYLYPPLTAFLLGPLRKLDYHNAALLFQASSLTALVAFLWLSLRLPELGEVRRTEGLRNAALAMLLCAGLLAENGSNGNIGAWLILLSGGGLFLAFSSSMTAALMGGFMLGIAVTIKITPVFLFVVLFAGRRRAAIAAGFAGIVAGLLLPAMVVGWEENLKLLRLWRAYILKSFNQFVFIRSWANNQSVPGAIGKLFVPYSDTLQAKYGLPLMAFGRSPGAVEMELLRNVARFCTLTLYALPFLAGLALAWRLWLRALLAERRWRTAALTGDWQDLLAPQMIRLSLLATLSAVAGAGVSWRHAYCALLPAALWRIYSWRKAGDRLPRVDRAWLGFIGLFSLGYPLLPGALRDAFAIYSIFLWLAVALCFWLTIGLLRRES, from the coding sequence ATGCTGGCGGATAGTCCATTGTTGAAAAGCGCGTTGCAGGCTACCGTGCGAGCGGGACGGCGAATCCGAGAGCTGTATACAACGCGCAGCTGGCCGGCGGCGGCGTTGCTGGCCGCCTCGCTACTGGTTGTAGGCGCGGCTTCCGCTCGCGTCCTCGATCCAGGAGAGCCGGGGCCCTTTCAGGAGTCCTACAGCGATTTTGATGACTACCGTCGAGCTTCGATTCGGCTCTACGATGGCAAGGACCCCTACAATCTGGATCGGCTGGAGGCGCTGGGCGCTGCAATGCAGTCGCAGAGCGCCGGTCAGGCGATCAACCTCTTTGAAATCGTTCAGCTTCTGCGCGGCGTTGGCAGCTATCTCTATCCGCCGCTGACTGCGTTCTTGCTTGGTCCGCTTCGCAAATTGGATTACCACAATGCGGCGCTGCTTTTCCAGGCGTCGAGTTTGACCGCCCTGGTCGCCTTCCTCTGGCTATCGCTTCGCCTTCCGGAATTGGGCGAAGTTCGCCGGACGGAAGGTTTGCGCAATGCGGCGCTGGCCATGTTGCTCTGCGCCGGGCTGCTGGCTGAGAACGGAAGCAATGGCAACATTGGCGCATGGCTGATCTTGCTCAGCGGCGGCGGTTTGTTCCTTGCTTTTTCATCTTCAATGACGGCGGCGTTGATGGGCGGCTTTATGCTGGGCATCGCCGTAACCATCAAGATTACTCCGGTCTTTCTATTTGTCGTTCTGTTTGCGGGGCGGAGGCGGGCGGCAATCGCCGCCGGATTTGCCGGAATCGTCGCCGGCTTGCTGCTTCCGGCAATGGTCGTGGGCTGGGAAGAAAATCTGAAGTTGCTCCGGCTCTGGCGCGCCTACATTCTCAAGTCGTTCAATCAATTTGTATTTATCCGCTCCTGGGCTAACAATCAGAGCGTGCCAGGCGCAATTGGCAAATTGTTTGTCCCATACTCGGATACTCTGCAGGCAAAGTATGGCTTGCCCCTGATGGCATTTGGGCGCTCGCCGGGCGCCGTTGAGATGGAATTGCTGCGTAACGTTGCGCGCTTCTGTACGTTGACGCTCTATGCGCTGCCATTTCTTGCTGGATTGGCGCTGGCCTGGCGACTCTGGCTGCGAGCGCTTCTGGCAGAGCGACGCTGGCGCACAGCGGCGCTGACCGGCGATTGGCAAGACCTGCTTGCGCCGCAGATGATCCGCCTGTCGCTTCTGGCTACGCTCAGCGCCGTAGCTGGCGCAGGAGTCAGCTGGCGTCATGCCTATTGCGCGCTTCTGCCAGCTGCGCTGTGGCGCATCTACAGCTGGCGCAAGGCGGGCGACCGCTTGCCGCGAGTGGATCGGGCATGGCTGGGCTTTATCGGGCTTTTCAGTCTGGGCTACCCCTTGTTGCCTGGCGCGCTTCGCGACGCATTCGCGATCTATTCAATTTTTCTCTGGTTGGCCGTGGCGCTGTGCTTCTGGCTGACAATCGGGCTCTTGCGAAGGGAATCCTGA
- the ahcY gene encoding adenosylhomocysteinase has protein sequence MLTKERVDYKVKDISLARWGREEIILAEKEMPGLMSLRAEYGAARPLRGAKVSGSLHMTIQTAVLIETLAELGAEVRWATCNIFSTQDHAAAAIAERGIPVFAWKGMNEEEYWWAQDQTLNFEGGPNMLLDDGHDLTDWVLTKRTELIPNIRGVSEETTTGVHKLRKRAKEGSLPFPAMNVNDSVTKSKFDNLYGCRESLVDGIKRATDIMLAGKTAVVCGYGDVGKGSAQSLRAFGCRVVVTEIDPINALQAAMEGYLVDTMDNWADKADIFVTTTGNIDIVRIDHMQRMKDGAIVCNIGHFDTEVQVSRLQKFPGIKHVEIKPQVDKYTFPSGNSILLLAEGRLVNLGCATGHPSYVMSTSFTNQVLAQIELFTGKYPIGVHLLPKKLDEKVAALHLDKIGARLTKLTAEQADYIGVAVEGPYKHENYRY, from the coding sequence ATGCTGACAAAGGAAAGAGTAGATTACAAAGTGAAGGATATCAGCCTCGCCCGTTGGGGTAGAGAGGAGATCATCCTGGCCGAAAAGGAAATGCCGGGATTGATGTCGCTGCGCGCTGAGTATGGCGCTGCCAGGCCGTTGCGCGGCGCTAAAGTCTCAGGTTCGTTGCACATGACGATCCAGACGGCAGTGCTGATCGAAACGCTGGCAGAGCTGGGCGCCGAAGTGCGCTGGGCGACCTGCAATATCTTCAGCACCCAGGATCATGCGGCAGCGGCTATTGCCGAGCGCGGAATTCCGGTGTTCGCCTGGAAGGGTATGAATGAAGAAGAATACTGGTGGGCCCAGGATCAAACCCTGAACTTCGAGGGCGGCCCCAATATGCTGCTCGATGACGGCCATGATCTGACGGATTGGGTGCTCACCAAGCGCACCGAGTTGATTCCCAATATTCGCGGCGTGTCAGAAGAGACAACTACCGGCGTTCACAAGCTGCGTAAGCGTGCGAAGGAAGGCTCCCTGCCATTTCCGGCGATGAACGTCAATGACTCTGTCACCAAAAGCAAGTTCGACAACCTGTATGGCTGCCGCGAGTCGCTGGTCGACGGCATCAAGCGCGCTACTGACATCATGCTTGCCGGAAAGACCGCCGTGGTCTGCGGCTATGGCGACGTAGGCAAGGGCAGCGCCCAGAGCCTGCGAGCCTTCGGCTGCCGCGTGGTCGTAACTGAAATCGATCCGATCAATGCGCTACAGGCCGCCATGGAAGGCTACCTTGTAGATACCATGGACAACTGGGCGGACAAAGCGGATATCTTTGTGACCACGACCGGGAACATTGATATCGTGCGCATTGATCATATGCAGCGCATGAAAGACGGAGCAATTGTTTGTAACATCGGTCACTTTGACACCGAGGTGCAGGTGTCTCGATTGCAGAAGTTTCCGGGCATCAAGCACGTGGAAATCAAGCCACAGGTCGACAAGTACACCTTCCCCAGCGGCAACAGCATATTGCTTCTGGCCGAAGGCCGTCTGGTTAACCTGGGCTGCGCAACCGGACATCCCAGTTATGTGATGTCGACCAGCTTTACCAACCAGGTCCTGGCGCAAATCGAGCTATTTACCGGCAAGTATCCGATAGGCGTTCACCTCTTGCCGAAGAAGCTGGATGAGAAGGTGGCGGCCCTGCACCTTGATAAGATTGGCGCCCGGCTAACAAAGCTGACTGCAGAGCAGGCCGACTACATTGGCGTAGCCGTCGAGGGACCCTATAAACACGAGAACTACCGCTACTGA
- the dtd gene encoding D-tyrosyl-tRNA(Tyr) deacylase, with the protein MRILLQRVTRAEVRVEHESVGAIGRGLLLLVGFGQDDVDADRALLEKMARKSIGLRIFPDEAGKMNRSLADTGGGALLVPQFTLYADARQGKRPAFTAALSPPLAEALFESFVASCRTLASGRVATGRFGAEMQVELVNDGPVTLWLDSDLL; encoded by the coding sequence ATGCGAATCCTGCTGCAGCGAGTGACGCGCGCCGAGGTGCGCGTCGAGCATGAAAGCGTGGGCGCCATTGGGCGCGGCCTGCTCTTGCTGGTCGGTTTTGGCCAGGATGATGTCGACGCCGATCGGGCTTTGCTGGAAAAAATGGCGCGCAAGAGTATTGGTTTGCGCATCTTTCCTGATGAAGCCGGCAAAATGAATCGTTCTCTGGCTGACACAGGCGGAGGCGCCTTGCTCGTTCCGCAGTTCACGCTCTATGCTGATGCACGCCAGGGCAAGCGGCCGGCGTTTACGGCTGCTTTATCGCCGCCGCTAGCGGAAGCGCTCTTTGAGTCCTTTGTGGCCAGCTGTCGGACTCTGGCCTCGGGCCGCGTGGCAACGGGCCGCTTTGGCGCAGAAATGCAGGTAGAGCTGGTCAACGACGGACCGGTGACGCTGTGGTTGGACAGCGATCTTCTGTAG
- the queA gene encoding tRNA preQ1(34) S-adenosylmethionine ribosyltransferase-isomerase QueA produces MKNGDDWRESLRALHFDLPENLIASRPAERRDHSRLMVLRPQADGCGATIEHRRFHELPELLSPEDLLILNSARVSPRRVALRRRSGAAIEALFLENNGNGAWRTLLRGRRKLADQELLELANPLQPVYFRFLGAASEHPAESLLLPLDTRGEAAWPDLAAAESFFQHCGEAPLPPYLRRRADDSDRIRYQTVYAVAPGSVAAPTAGLHFTPELLARLKERGIHTAAVALQIGYGTFAPLTESHFTEGQLHAERVTISAEFAEAYNSSRGRKVAVGTTSLRAVESWRRQEGVAPGDFETRLFLRPPDTIQSIDALITNFHLPGSSLLMLVACAVGVDTLMKAYREAIAEKYRFFSYGDAMLILPPLL; encoded by the coding sequence ATGAAAAATGGCGACGACTGGCGGGAAAGCCTGCGAGCATTGCACTTCGATTTGCCTGAGAACTTGATTGCAAGTCGACCGGCAGAGCGGCGCGACCATTCCCGTCTGATGGTCCTGCGCCCGCAGGCCGATGGCTGCGGTGCGACCATCGAACACCGCCGTTTCCATGAATTGCCGGAATTGCTCTCGCCTGAAGACTTGCTGATCTTGAACAGCGCCCGCGTTTCGCCGCGCCGTGTGGCGCTGCGCCGGCGCAGCGGCGCAGCAATCGAAGCGCTTTTCCTGGAGAACAACGGCAATGGCGCGTGGCGCACCTTGCTGCGCGGACGGCGCAAGCTTGCCGACCAGGAGCTGTTAGAGCTGGCAAATCCGCTGCAACCTGTGTATTTTCGCTTCCTCGGAGCGGCAAGCGAACATCCCGCTGAATCATTGCTCTTGCCGCTTGATACCCGCGGAGAAGCGGCCTGGCCCGACCTGGCGGCAGCCGAGAGTTTTTTTCAGCACTGCGGGGAGGCGCCGCTGCCGCCCTACCTGCGTCGCCGCGCCGACGACTCTGATCGCATCCGATACCAGACTGTTTATGCCGTAGCGCCGGGCAGCGTCGCGGCGCCCACAGCCGGACTGCACTTTACCCCTGAACTGCTGGCGCGACTTAAGGAACGCGGCATACACACCGCAGCTGTTGCGTTGCAGATTGGCTACGGAACCTTTGCGCCGCTGACCGAGTCCCACTTTACAGAAGGCCAATTGCACGCCGAACGAGTAACGATTTCTGCAGAATTTGCCGAAGCCTACAATTCCAGCCGCGGAAGAAAAGTGGCCGTAGGCACAACCAGCCTGCGCGCCGTGGAATCCTGGCGTCGTCAGGAAGGCGTGGCGCCCGGCGATTTTGAAACTCGACTGTTCTTGCGGCCGCCCGATACAATTCAGTCCATCGATGCGCTGATTACAAACTTTCATTTGCCAGGCAGCAGTTTGCTCATGCTGGTCGCCTGCGCCGTCGGCGTCGACACATTGATGAAAGCCTACAGGGAGGCCATAGCCGAAAAGTATCGCTTCTTTAGCTACGGCGATGCCATGTTGATTCTCCCTCCCCTTTTGTAG